From the genome of Alicyclobacillus sp. SO9:
GAATGCGGGGTCCTATTGATGAAAAGAAATGGTATAGAAAAAATAAAATTAAGTTTAGGTACAAGCATTTTGGCCGGTTTTCTGCTGACGGCGGGAATGCCAACGGCTCTTGCGCAAAACCACTCCGGCAAGATGCGGCTGCCAGGAGCTGCGCCTGTCGCGGCGAAGCACGGCAAGTTCCTCAAACATGCCAATGCGTCGAGAAAGATCTCTGTTACGATTAGTCTCAAGCTTCGAAATGAGGCACAGCTCAAACAGCTCATCCAAAATCAGTACAACCCCCAATCCGCAGATTACAAGAAGTTTCTTACACCGGCAAAGTTTGCACAGGAATTTGGCCCGACAAAAACCACAGTTGCAGCGGTCAAGGCATACGCCAAATCCCATGGATTAACAGTCACCCACGTGTCTAAGGAGCGCACCCTTGTGCAAGTGCAAGGGACGGTGGGCCAAATGGAGAAAGCTTTTAGCGTCAAAATCAACAATTACAAGGATAGCTCAGGGAAGAAATTCTATGCGAATGCTACTTCACCGACTCTGCCGACTTCTCTGGCTGCCCAAGTGATTGGAATTTCAGGGCTAAACGACAAGGCCAGTTGGCATCACGCCAGTGCAACACCACTGCAGAGCAAAAAAGGGCTTCCGGGAATTCATCACACCATACTAGCTTCAATGCTGAATCACAGTACTACTCCTCACCTTGGCAACGGTCCTGCGGGAGGTTACACGCCAACTGAACTCCGATCGGCCTACAATGTGAGCCCCTTGACTTCCGCTGGTATCAACGGATCGGGTCAAACCGTGGCGCTGTTCGAACTGGATGGTTACAATCAGTCCAATATTTCAACATATGACAGCTACTACAATTTGGGCAGCGCATCCCCGTCAACTGTACTCGTCGACGGATACAGCGGTGCTGCAGGCCAGGGAGAACCCGAAGTGGAACTCGACATCGAAGTGATTAACGCAATTGCACCAAAGGCCAACGTTGTTGTTTATGAGGGGCCGAACAGTACACAGGGTGTCATTGACACCTATCAAAAGATTGCTACCGCAGACACTGCAAAGCAAGTCAGCAGCAGTTGGGGGCAATCTGAGTTATCAAGTAATACGTCTACTATGAACAGTTTGAATTCGATTTTTCAACAGATGGCCAGTCAAGGTCAGAGCATGTTCGCGGCTGCAGGAGACAATGGGGCTTATGACGGCGGCGGCTCCCAGTTAGCTGTGGACAGCCCCTCCAATGACCCTTACGTCACAGGGGTCGGCGGAACGCATTTGACCCTGTCCAACGGCAGCTATGGCAGTGAATCTGTCTGGTCCAATTCTTCCAACAATTCGGGTGGCGGCGGAGGATTATCTACGGTGTACAGTCAACCGAGTTGGCAAACCGGACCGGGCGTACAAAACAGTTACAGCAACGGGATGCGCGAGGTGCCGGATGTGTCGGCCGACGCAGATCCAAGCACAGGCTACTCCATCTACAGTCAGGGTTCGTGGACGGTGTACGGAGGGACATCTTGTGCAGCACCGCTGTGGGCTGGACTGGCTGCTCTGAATAACCAGTACGCTGCCAAGAACGGTAAGTCAGCCTTAGGATTTGCAAATCCAACCCTCTACAAAATGTTTAACACCACACAGACTTACCCGGCATATCACGATGTCACACAGGGGAACAACCTGTACTATCCCGCAACATCTGGCTACGATATGGCTTCCGGAATTGGAACCCCGAACGCCTACAATCTCATTCGTGACATCAATGGAACGTCCACGGGAGGTACCGGCGGCGGATCCGGCGGAGGTACAACCCAGACTCAACTGATTCAAAACGGCGGCTTTGAGAGCGGTACGAGTCCTTGGGTTGAATCAAGCTCGGGAGGCTATCAGCTGATTGACACAACGAACCCCCATACAGGCAGCTATTCAGCTTACTTGGCAGGGTACAATAATGCTAACGATTCAATTTACCAAACCATTTCCATTCCGAGCTCTGCCACGAAGGTCACGTTGTCCTATTGGACGGATGTCCAAACCACGGAGACCACTCACAGCTACGACTTCCTGAAAGTAGAACTGAGAGACGCTAACGGCAATGTTCTGAAGACAATTCAAACCCAGAGCGATGCTACAGCTACTGGCTGGAAGAGCCAGTCGTTCGACATTAGCGGGTATGCAGGAAAGACGGTTGAAGTGTATTTTGACGGGACAAATGATTCCAGTAATCCGACTGACTTCTTTGTGGATGACGTCAGTGTGACAGCTAATTGAATGAAGTAAAATTGTAACAAAGTGTACATCACGGGCCCCCGGTATTCGGATATGCTGGGGGCTTTGTTATGTTGTCTGCGTGCGGGAGGGACCCATCGGTGTCCATTCAAGGCTATAATGAGGGTATTCGGAAGATAGTCTTAATGGCGTCTTATCACAACACAGGACAGCACTTTGTTTCGGAGGCACTTGTTCGGCACGTCGGCCGCACTTATGGATAATGTTGCTTTGGAAAAAATAAAGGCAGCAAGTACAAAGTTTGAGGACTTGCGTACGCCAGAGTAGACCCGGGGTTAGGAGATGAATAATGGATTTTTCCACTTCAAAGAGAAAAGAAGAACATATTGATATCGTACTTAATAAGGAAGTAACAGGGCGCGGCATCAAAACAGGTTTCGACGACTACCGTTTTGAGCATCAGTCCCTCCCTGAGATTCGTTTTGACGAGATTAGCCTGGCATCGCAGTTTCTTTCGAAAAAGATGCAAACACCTTTTCTGATAAGTTCAATGGTTGGCGGGACTGACAGGGCCAAGAACATAAATAAAACACTGGCCTCTGTTGCTGAGCGGAGAGGTTGGGCTATGGCCCTCGGTTCGGTCCGTTCCGCTATTGAGCGCCCTGATACAAGTGACACATACGAGGTTCGAAGATATGCTCCGAGTATCCCCATTTTAGCAAACATTGGCGCTGTTCAATTGAATTACGGCTATGGCGTAGAGGAATGCAAGAGAGCCGTAGAATTAACCCAAGCAGACGGATTGATACTGCATATGAATAGTCTCCAAGAAGTTTTTCAACCTGAAGGAAATACGGACTTCAAAGGACTTTTATCGCAAATCGAAACGCTTTGTACCGAACTCTCTGTACCGGTCGGTGTGAAGGATGTGGGGTTTGGTGTAACTGGATTACTGGCCGAAGAACTGTTTCAACGAGGCGTGAGCTTTGTTGACGTTGCAGGAGCAGGCGGCACATCGTGGATACAGGTCGAGAAATACCGCAATCCCGATGAGGTGAAAAAGGCTGCTGCAGAAGTCTTTCAAGGCTGGGGGAATCCTACAGCAAACTGCATTGTGGACGTTGTGTCGCGTCCGTCTGCGGGTACCGTTATCGCCAGCGGCGGTTTAAGTAACGGTTTGGACGCAGCTAAAGCCCTAGCGCTTGGTGCAAACTTGGCAGGATTTGGACGTTCCATCCTGGCAGCAGCGGTGGAATCGGAAGAACGGTTAAATCAATTGTTTGAAGGCATTGAACTTCAGTGCAGAATTGCCATGTTTGGTATTGGCGTCCCTACAATTGACGCACTTCGGCATACCACCAGGCTGCATCGTATGTAGCGTGACCTTTCTTCACCTCAAATATCCCACTGCCGACCTTTGGTGCGCAGCAGGGCTGCTACAATGCCTGCCACAGATGCTGCCAGTAACGCCGTCAGTGCCCAGTGAAAACCCGTTGTTAACAACTGAATATCAGTGTGGGATACATGAGCCATGCGCCCAGCATAGACGGCGTTTTTCAACCGGGTTGGCAGTCCAGACGTCACGAGCGCCAGAGACAAGGCTGTTCCGATGACTTGTCCCATATTTTGCAGCATGGACCTCAGTCCGTTGGCAATACCCCGCCTCTCCGTTGGCACGCTGGTCATGATAAATGTCGTGTTGGGGGTCATGAACAATCCAGCCCCCGCACCAACGAGAAACATGGCGACAAGGGAAAGCAACAGAGCGTGTCCGCCACCCAGAAATCCCGCCAGCAAAGCCAATCCAATGATGGTCACAGCTAAGCCAACAGCGGACAGCAGACGGTATGTAAAACGAGCTGCTAAACTGCCGGCAATCGGGGACATGAGCATCATACCGATGGTGACGGGAAGGACGCGTAGACCTGCGGCAAATGGATTCAGACCAGATGTACTTTCAAAAAACAGAGCAATTAACAATACCACTGAGGTTCGCACCATGTTGTTGAACAGTGCAGCAATATAGCTTAGAGAAATATTTCTGCTGCGAAGCAGTTGCAGGTCGACAACAGGAGCAGGACTGTGTTGTTGTTGAACAACGAATATCGGGAGGCCGATGACAAATACTGCTGCTCCTAACATGACAATGGGGCTGAGCCACCCTAATACTCCTCCTTCGGACAGAGCAAGGATGAGTCCAGCCAGCACAATGAATATGAGACCACTGCCAACCCAGTCGATGGTTTCACGCTTTTCGGGTTTTGTACCTTCATGAAGCGTGAATGCCGCCCAGACTACGCCTATAACGCCAAGCGGGACATTAAACCAAAAAACCCATCTCCACCCCAATTGAAATGCAATCCAGCCGCCGAGAACCGGTCCCACCAATTGGGCTACAGAGCTCACCAGAACGTTAATACCTAGTCCACGGCTCAACAAAGGTTCGGGAAAGCTGTCTGTCAACAGTGCTGTGGTATTCGTAATAATCATGGCGCCGCCTGCTGCCTGAAACATACGCAGAATAATCAATACGGCTACATTTGGAGAAATCCCAATGAGCAGACTGACTCCTGTAAATAAAATAAAGCCTGCTAAATACATCTTTTTTCGGCCAAATATATCTGCCATCCGCCCAAATACGAGAATGAGAATAGTATTCGCTAACATATATGATAGAAGTATCCAGCTGGCAGAAGTTGATCCAGCATGAAAGTGATTGGCAATGTCCGGAAGCGCTACGTTCAGTGTTCCGACGTTCAGCAATGTCAGCATGACACCAATGGATGTTACAGACAGGACTAGCCATGGATACCTCTTTGAAGCCCTGCGGTTGTTTCGAACAGAATTTAGGTTGTTGTGCCGGTTTAGATGACTCATGCTGAAACACATCTCCGTTATGACAGTAAATTAGTACTTGCTTTTCATGCTTTAATGTTTTGGCTTGTACAAACCGAAATTTAAATACCTATTTTACCAGACTTTTGGCAATGAACCTCATTCCTAACCATGATATAGTGTCAACCATAACCAAAGAGAGGAATGAGAACATGCGCTTCAAGAAAACAGGAATGAGCATAGCTGCGGCTGCATCAGTGATTACCATTGGCGCGGCGACAGTACCAAATGCATTTGCTGCGACAACAAATACGGTGCGTGTGCAATCAGGCGACTCTCTGTGGAAGATTGCACATGCTCACCATATTAGCGTGCAGTCTCTTGAACAAGCAAATCCTTCCGTGAGTCCAAACAATTTAGCGATTGGTACGATTTTGCGTTTGCCGAGTTTGTATACTGTACAGTCTGGTGATACGCTTTGGAAAATTTCGCGACAGTATGGGGTAACGCCGACAAGTCTTCAAGCGGCAAACAAGGGAATCAACCCCGTCAACTTGAGAATTGGGAAGGTGTTGATTATACCGAGTCAACATTCATCGGGTACAACGACACAGTCTCCTCTTGTATCGACAACCTCCCAATCTTCATCATCCTATAGCTCCACAGACCTGTATTGGATGACGCATCTCATCCATGCCGAAGCGGGATCGCAACCTATGAAAGCAAAAATTGCCGTGGGTGATGTGATAATGAATCGTGTTCACAGCCCGAATTATCCCAATAGCGTCAAAGGCGTGATTTTTCAAGTCGCGAACGGACATTATCAGTTCACACCCGTCCTTAATGGATACATCTACTCCAGCCCAGGCAGCACGGACAGGCAGGCCGCTTTAGATGTATTGAAATATCACGACAATATTGTACCTAGTGCGTTTGTGTTTTACACACCGAGCGGGACGCCGGCCGCTAGTTGGGTCCGAAAGCAGCCCTATGTTGCGCAATATGGGCAGTTAGTCTTTGCAAAGTAGGATTCAAGCAGGTTTATGAATAACGATACTTGGAATGAGAGGGTCCCCCCTGAAGCCGAAACAGCCTCAGGGGGGACCCTGTATGTACGTGAGCAGGCAACCGATGCTGTGGAGCATTCTTCACTTTAAAATTGCTTCATGGACTGTCCTGCAGTTTAATGTAGTTCTTCAAATAAAATTCCAGTCTTTCTTGGTTGACTTTGAAATACGTATGGGGGTATATGTATAAGAGACAAATTGTTTAAAGGAGGAACAGATTCAATGTGTCAAGAAATCACCGCACCAGAATTTCAGTCAAAACTATTTCGTGGAGATGACATCTTCATGTTAGATGTCCGGGAAATTGAAGAGTATCGCTCCGGGCACGTAGAGGGCTCTGTGCTGATTCCCGTTGGTGTGCTGCCACACCTGATTCCAGATGTTGACAAGCAAAGAGAAGTGATTATCATGTGTCGAAGTGGCAATAGAAGCCAGGAAGCATGTCAAATTCTCCAGCAACGTGGTTTCACGAATGTAAAATCTCTGCAAGGCGGATTGACCGCTTTAAGTGCCTAGTGGAGCCCGGTAAGCTCTTTCCAGTAAAAATATGGTGTTGTCAAGAGGAGGGGACACACGTCCCTTCCTCTTGTTGGCTGGAGCAGTTGCGAAGGTTATTAAACTAGATTCTGATTACAGCACGAGGAGCAGCGAGAGGAGAACTCATGAGGAAAACTGATGTCTTGGTCGTTGGCGGAGGTGTCGCAGGCTTAAGTTGCGCCTTGTATACCAGTAGGGCTGGCCTGTCGACTACAGTACTGGATACGGGTATGTCGCAACTCAAGAAAGTCAGTGAGTTGCATAATATTCCAGGATTGCCGAAGGGAATTTCGGGGGAAGATTGGGTTGCTACTGCCCGAAGTCAGGCAGAAAATGCAGGTGCTGAGATTAGACAACTAGAGGCCACTGCGTTTGATTTAAAGCAAAGGCCCTACCAGGTCTTTACGAACTCTTTGGAAACAGGAGAGAAACTCTCCTTTGCGTCAGATTACGTTGTTATTGCAGTGAATCTCGGATATCCATTGCTTGAAGACATGGATTTGGGACTGGAAGTGAACGAGTTTGTACCCAGCAAGAAAATTCGAAAGGTTAAAAACATAACTTTTGAGGGGCGAACGACGAAGCCTGGGGTGTACATTGCGGGATTACTGGCTGACATCCCCAGCCAGACAGCCGTTTCATCCGGTCAGGGAACCTACGTAGGAGTTCAAATAGCCAGCGAAGCTTTGGGCAGGGCGTATATGTGGCACGATCGTTAGAGACTCGGATAAGAGGGGAGTATTCCCCTCTTATCGCTGAACGACTCAAAAAGGCCGTCCCGTGTCAACTTGTGATTAGGACGGCCTTTTTGATAATGATACTGAACAAACTGCTATGCAGTTATTAGTTTTACTAATCAAACTTAGGTTGTTTTCTTATATATCGGGCAAATAAATACCCCTTCAGGTATAGTGTAAGTGATATCCTGTAGGAAGACCCGCAACCTGCACAAGATAGCTCTTTAGCCCGCGAGATGTTTCACAGCGCATCGGTTGGGGCCAACTTCCAATTCTGAGCGCTCTGTTTCGGTTGGTGCATATTCACCCCGGTTAATTTGGACAATGGTTGTGTAGTTTGGCGGCGTCTGACCTGCCCTTTGAACCATTTTGTCTGTAAAATCTGCTTCAGACATGTCTTGGAAAAACTCGTTGGATGAACGAATGTCAGAGAAAACGCTGCCTACGTAGCCTTCACTGGTAAATTCACTTAGGTCAGCAAAGTGAGCGGGCAAGATAACAACGTCATCCGGAAGCGTGCTCAACTTATCACGAACGGTTTTGTAAAGCAGTTCTGACCATTCTTCGGCTTTACCACCCAGGTCAGGTCGGCCAATACCACTGACAAATACGGTGTCACCGGAGAGGAGATACTTGTTGTTTACCAAGAACGATACACTGCCAGGCGTGTGTCCGGGCGTAGGAATGGAAAGAACTTGCAGAGTTGCCTTGCCAAACTTGAATGTCTGCCCGTCTGTAAGGCCGTTAAATTCCATGTCTGATCCCTGCATCTCAGAAGCAGAAATCCAGTACTCTGCATTCTCTTGGTTCGCAAGGACCGGTCCACCGGATATATGGTCCGCATGACAATGCGTGTCAAGCACGTGGCGCACCTTTGCACCCTTATCTGCTGCAAGTTTTGAATAATAGTCGTCGTGACGTCCTGCGTCAACAACAATCGCTTCGTCACCGGAAACCAGCATATAGGACAGGCAACCTTTGGCTGGACGAATGACCTGCAGAAGTTCCAAATCATCTTGATTAGACTTCGTCACAGGCACATTGTAGTAAAATTCGCTCCATGCCTGCATGCCGCCTTCGACATTCAGGACCTTATATCCACGTTCATCAAGAATCTGTGATGCTTCTTTACTGGCATTGCCTTTGGCACAAATGACCGCTACTTCTTTATCGGTAGGGATTTGCGGATAAGCTTCAGGTCCATTTTCCTTCAGCTTTGAGGTCTGAATGTTGAGCATCTCTGCATTTTGATGCTTAACATGCCACTCATCAAAGGCTGCCACTCCACGAACATCCAAAATGACGGTAGGGTTTTTCTCCAATCGTTCATGAAGTTCCTGTGGGGTGATAGAAACTACCATTGATTGACCACTCCTTTGATTAAGGTACACACATTTTATACCCCATGGGGTATAATTGCAAGGGGTGAACAAAATTGTTTGGAGGAGATTCCATGAAAAAACCTGTTATTATGTACGTTATACCGCTCTGACCCCAGTGCAAACGCGCTAGGCGGTTCCTTTCGGAGAAAGGAATTTTATTTGAAGAGAGAAACATCTTGTTTAATAAGGCACACCGCAAAGAATTTGAACAGTTGACAAGTGTCATGGCAATACCTGTAACCGTATTTGGAGACAGGGTGGTGGTCGGTTACAACTTTGCCGAGTTTCAAGCGGCCGCGGACTATATTGGGTACTAAATTGTTTTCGAAACAAGTTTACGCGACAGGGCACACTTTGCTCGAGTTATAGACAAGTCGAGGGGAGAACATTGCAGAATCGAATGTCCGAGTTATTACACTCGTTTCGCTATCGAAACTATTTGTGGTTATGGCTTGTCGTAGCGCTGACCAACACGGGGAAATGGGTCTTTACGCTGGCGGTTACATGGCAGGTGTATAATCTTACACACTCCTCCTTTTGGTCTGGGGCGCTCATGTTTGCATCCATGTTTCCGAATATCATTGGAGCCCCGGTGGTCGGTGTACTCGCAGACAAGATTGAGCGGCGACGTCTCATCTTTATTGCTGTTGGGATTGCACTTACGGTACTGTTGTTGCTAGCCGGATTCACGGCTGCACACCTCATGAACTCTGGCGGCATGATTGTTATGGCCCTTCTGTTTGGATTGGCGACAAGCACAATGGGTGTGTCCATTAACGCTATAGTGCCAACGCTTGTCCCCAAGGATGTCTTGTATAATGCCTATTCGTTGCAGGCCGTTGGGCAGCGCGGGACAGAATTCGTGGGCCCATTTTTGGCAGCCCCTCTTCTAGCGGCCTTTGGCCCGGAATCGGTATATCTTTTCGGAGCAGCGACTTATGTTGTCGCCATTGTCTTTGC
Proteins encoded in this window:
- a CDS encoding protease pro-enzyme activation domain-containing protein encodes the protein MKRNGIEKIKLSLGTSILAGFLLTAGMPTALAQNHSGKMRLPGAAPVAAKHGKFLKHANASRKISVTISLKLRNEAQLKQLIQNQYNPQSADYKKFLTPAKFAQEFGPTKTTVAAVKAYAKSHGLTVTHVSKERTLVQVQGTVGQMEKAFSVKINNYKDSSGKKFYANATSPTLPTSLAAQVIGISGLNDKASWHHASATPLQSKKGLPGIHHTILASMLNHSTTPHLGNGPAGGYTPTELRSAYNVSPLTSAGINGSGQTVALFELDGYNQSNISTYDSYYNLGSASPSTVLVDGYSGAAGQGEPEVELDIEVINAIAPKANVVVYEGPNSTQGVIDTYQKIATADTAKQVSSSWGQSELSSNTSTMNSLNSIFQQMASQGQSMFAAAGDNGAYDGGGSQLAVDSPSNDPYVTGVGGTHLTLSNGSYGSESVWSNSSNNSGGGGGLSTVYSQPSWQTGPGVQNSYSNGMREVPDVSADADPSTGYSIYSQGSWTVYGGTSCAAPLWAGLAALNNQYAAKNGKSALGFANPTLYKMFNTTQTYPAYHDVTQGNNLYYPATSGYDMASGIGTPNAYNLIRDINGTSTGGTGGGSGGGTTQTQLIQNGGFESGTSPWVESSSGGYQLIDTTNPHTGSYSAYLAGYNNANDSIYQTISIPSSATKVTLSYWTDVQTTETTHSYDFLKVELRDANGNVLKTIQTQSDATATGWKSQSFDISGYAGKTVEVYFDGTNDSSNPTDFFVDDVSVTAN
- the fni gene encoding type 2 isopentenyl-diphosphate Delta-isomerase, producing MDFSTSKRKEEHIDIVLNKEVTGRGIKTGFDDYRFEHQSLPEIRFDEISLASQFLSKKMQTPFLISSMVGGTDRAKNINKTLASVAERRGWAMALGSVRSAIERPDTSDTYEVRRYAPSIPILANIGAVQLNYGYGVEECKRAVELTQADGLILHMNSLQEVFQPEGNTDFKGLLSQIETLCTELSVPVGVKDVGFGVTGLLAEELFQRGVSFVDVAGAGGTSWIQVEKYRNPDEVKKAAAEVFQGWGNPTANCIVDVVSRPSAGTVIASGGLSNGLDAAKALALGANLAGFGRSILAAAVESEERLNQLFEGIELQCRIAMFGIGVPTIDALRHTTRLHRM
- a CDS encoding MFS transporter, which gives rise to MSHLNRHNNLNSVRNNRRASKRYPWLVLSVTSIGVMLTLLNVGTLNVALPDIANHFHAGSTSASWILLSYMLANTILILVFGRMADIFGRKKMYLAGFILFTGVSLLIGISPNVAVLIILRMFQAAGGAMIITNTTALLTDSFPEPLLSRGLGINVLVSSVAQLVGPVLGGWIAFQLGWRWVFWFNVPLGVIGVVWAAFTLHEGTKPEKRETIDWVGSGLIFIVLAGLILALSEGGVLGWLSPIVMLGAAVFVIGLPIFVVQQQHSPAPVVDLQLLRSRNISLSYIAALFNNMVRTSVVLLIALFFESTSGLNPFAAGLRVLPVTIGMMLMSPIAGSLAARFTYRLLSAVGLAVTIIGLALLAGFLGGGHALLLSLVAMFLVGAGAGLFMTPNTTFIMTSVPTERRGIANGLRSMLQNMGQVIGTALSLALVTSGLPTRLKNAVYAGRMAHVSHTDIQLLTTGFHWALTALLAASVAGIVAALLRTKGRQWDI
- a CDS encoding LysM peptidoglycan-binding domain-containing protein encodes the protein MRFKKTGMSIAAAASVITIGAATVPNAFAATTNTVRVQSGDSLWKIAHAHHISVQSLEQANPSVSPNNLAIGTILRLPSLYTVQSGDTLWKISRQYGVTPTSLQAANKGINPVNLRIGKVLIIPSQHSSGTTTQSPLVSTTSQSSSSYSSTDLYWMTHLIHAEAGSQPMKAKIAVGDVIMNRVHSPNYPNSVKGVIFQVANGHYQFTPVLNGYIYSSPGSTDRQAALDVLKYHDNIVPSAFVFYTPSGTPAASWVRKQPYVAQYGQLVFAK
- a CDS encoding rhodanese-like domain-containing protein, yielding MCQEITAPEFQSKLFRGDDIFMLDVREIEEYRSGHVEGSVLIPVGVLPHLIPDVDKQREVIIMCRSGNRSQEACQILQQRGFTNVKSLQGGLTALSA
- a CDS encoding FAD-dependent oxidoreductase, coding for MTARGAARGELMRKTDVLVVGGGVAGLSCALYTSRAGLSTTVLDTGMSQLKKVSELHNIPGLPKGISGEDWVATARSQAENAGAEIRQLEATAFDLKQRPYQVFTNSLETGEKLSFASDYVVIAVNLGYPLLEDMDLGLEVNEFVPSKKIRKVKNITFEGRTTKPGVYIAGLLADIPSQTAVSSGQGTYVGVQIASEALGRAYMWHDR
- a CDS encoding MBL fold metallo-hydrolase, whose protein sequence is MVVSITPQELHERLEKNPTVILDVRGVAAFDEWHVKHQNAEMLNIQTSKLKENGPEAYPQIPTDKEVAVICAKGNASKEASQILDERGYKVLNVEGGMQAWSEFYYNVPVTKSNQDDLELLQVIRPAKGCLSYMLVSGDEAIVVDAGRHDDYYSKLAADKGAKVRHVLDTHCHADHISGGPVLANQENAEYWISASEMQGSDMEFNGLTDGQTFKFGKATLQVLSIPTPGHTPGSVSFLVNNKYLLSGDTVFVSGIGRPDLGGKAEEWSELLYKTVRDKLSTLPDDVVILPAHFADLSEFTSEGYVGSVFSDIRSSNEFFQDMSEADFTDKMVQRAGQTPPNYTTIVQINRGEYAPTETERSELEVGPNRCAVKHLAG